From the genome of Primulina huaijiensis isolate GDHJ02 chromosome 11, ASM1229523v2, whole genome shotgun sequence:
GATACAACTTATCTATTTATTCATATGAACTTATGATACATTTACACATTGTGAGATATGAaatctcataaattttttaaattctcacACAATCACAGGATcttttatacataaaaaaaaaagtatcagGATGTTCTACACTATGCCATCAACATTACCTGTCGACCTAAATTCAACAAGTTTCTTTCAGAATACTTGGTTGCTAGCTCAGGAATCAAGAGTGCCCTGAAATGCAAGATTATATAATCGAGGTTGAAACCTCACCATATAATAGACTATTTTATCGAACTAAGACTAAGAGATATTTAAACGCAAATATATAATAGCACCATAAATGTGCCGACAACTATTGGGATATGGATGTATTGTTAAACATCGTCTAATTTACATCTGAAATAATTTCTATGGCACAAATGATTAAGACAAGGATTTATGGTGTAATAATGATTGTTTACTTTGtatcaataatttatttgagCTAATGATTGATACACACCAACTCCCAAAATGAGTTTTACATATACCTATTTTATTCTCGGAGTAGGTCGTACAAAATTTTGTACTGCAATTGCCGTGACGTTTTATCGGTATCGATACGAACCGGCCAACGGCGACACGATCCGATCGGTGGCATTCCCCCCCTGTAATTTacggaaaattgagtccaattTTTACatccaaatatataaatataaactgTATCAAATAAGCCGCCTGGAGATAAAATTTTGTACGGTCAACGGACCtcaaaaacaaatttaattgcAGCAAagatagtaattttttttttaaaaaaaaatcaaaacaccaAAGGCTTGTTTGGATGCATTAATAATAAGGAATTTAGATGAGTGAAAAGCACATTGAATGACttattcaaaatcaaatacttttttaaataacattttcattgaCAATAAATGGGTTACCATCGGTTTATGATAACCATACtatatatattgtttaaaaaattgagaAGTTCTCAGAATCGtaaaataatgtttaaaaaCAGAATAGATaatcatatattaaaaaatttaatcagtCGTATGTTTGGGAGAGCTCCGTTTTTCTTAGACAGGGTGCCAAACAGAGCCTAAATGAAATTAAAGAGAAGCGCCGATGTAAAAGCGAGGATATTTCATGTCTGCAATTAATAAAAGATTGATTTTGAAAGCAATTTTAATCTAAAGAATAATCATCAATTCAGTCGAGGTGAAATCAATCATCCATCTCCTTTCCTTCCAATCATTCTCCACTGTGTTGTTCCCTTTGGACCATTTTGCTTCGTGGGCTTCTTCTATCTTTCCTAAAAACTCGGCCCTTTTTCCACCTCCGCGGGATTTTTTTTAGTTCTCTCCCAGGCATTTTACTGGTTTTATTTATGCAGGGGAGGAGTGGGAGTGGAAGAGAGTAACTCGTTTGCTTCTACGAAACTgtttttgatttgatttgttttgttCGATTTGTGTGGCTTGAAAATTTGTGGTTTAGTCTCCAGTGGCCTCCTTTTAATCgagactttgattttttttcttttggataaataataaaaaaatctttttttccCCATTCCGTCTCTTTTTTCTCTTACTTGCATCTTCTTTTTTGGCAGTTATCAGTCTTCTTCATCTTGCTCATGTGGTACTCTCCCCCCCTTCTTTCTTTCTATATCTCTGCGGTTTTGGGATTTCTATGCTCCATTTTAACTGTTTAATTGAGGTGGGGCttgtttttattatatgttCCTTTAGTAGTGTCATGCTTAATTGGTTTTTCAAAGGTAACGGTTTCTGTTGAAAACATCAAGTTCGGTTCTTTTGTAGCTTAACTTGCGATTTTTATACGATGTGCGTGACATCTTCTTGggtttttgtatatttttggaCATGCTTAATTCCAATTGAAGTCCATGGATAGTGGTAGTTTCTATGATCTGGAAAAATATGTTCTTGTTGATTTATCCTTCTTGAAGCCTGGGCGTGGTTTGAGCAAAACCGGTTTGTATTATTCTATAAACGGGTCGATCTATGAGCATACTTTGTCTTTCACCAATTCTGGGTGGAATTTTCACATGAATTACGGCTCTCCCTTCGATTCTGCAGctgagcttttttttttttttttttttttttttttttttttttttttttttttttttttttttttttttttttttttttttttttttttttttttttttttttttttttttttttttttttttttttttttttttttttttttttttttttttttttttttttttttttttttttttttttttttttttttttttttttttttttttttttttttttttttttttttttttttttttttttttttttttttttttttttttttttttttttttttttttttttttttttttttttttttttttttttttttttttttttttttttttttttttttttttttttttttttttttttttttttttttttttttttttttttttttttttttttttttttttttttttttttttttttttttttttttttttttttttttttttttttttttttttttttttttttttttttttttttttttttttttttttttttttttttttttttttttttttttttttttttttttttttttttttttttttttttttttttttttttttttttttttttttttttttttttttttttttttttttttttttttttttttttttttttttttttttttttttttttttttttttttttttttttttttttttttttttttttttttttttttttttttttttttttttttttttttttttttttttttttttttttttttttttttttttttttttttttttttttttttttttttttttttttttttttttttttttttttttttttttttttttttttttttttttttttttttttttttttttttttttttttttttttttttttttttttttaaattttaagtttagaACATAAAAACTCTTTAAAAATGCCTCCTTTTGTAGTTGTATTGTTCTTTTGTTTCTCCCTGTGAGTTTTTTATTTCACTAATTGAGTAGTTTTATGGTCCAACCTTTCTTCATTTGTCATTTTGATACAAATTTCGCTATTAGTGTCCTGCTTTGGTATTGGAGGACGTAATCTTGCTTTCGATTTGCAATGTGTTTGTGTGCTTTTGAGTTTGTTTCTACAATTGCTATCTTCCAAAACGGTAAAATTAGTGAAGCTATCTTTTTGCTTTTCCTAAACTTGGTCTAggctattatatatatatttttatctttgGTTGCTGTGCAGTTTTGGATAGCCATAATTGATCATGGCTGTTGCTTGTGTTACCACTGTATGTAGGTAGCACTTCCCCCAATCAACATTTTGTTTTATACTTGTGTCAATGAGGCATTTTTCAGAATCCTAATCCTGAAATACTGAACATTCGTTTGTTACGGAATTGCCAGCTCAGAGCGATTATGATGATTTGGTTCTTTTATGATGTTTCTGCAGGAAGTGATTTCAATGGAGAAACAGTTGAAAAATTCTATTCCTGGTTAGTTTTCAGAGTTCTTTTGTCCTCGTCAAAATGTCATCAGTCATTTGTTACGCAGCAGATGTTAATGTAATATATATCAAGGAATTCATTTTCATGTACCTGAAGTCTTGATTATTGCATATTGGTGTATGTAGGTCCTAAACTTCCACTATCACCAACTTCTTCGAAAGAGAAAAATCCACGGAGTCTTTCTAGTGGGACTGATGTATATCATGCATCTAGTGATGCTAGCTTGTTTTCTACCTCATTACCCGTCATACGACATGAGACATGTGAGCATTAACAATTAACGATTGATTATAATGTTGCAATTTTCTTTTGCTTTAGACAATCTCTTAGAATGTTTCATTTATCAGTTAAATTTAGTGAATCCGAACAAAGTGACCTACCAAATGATGATGGCTTTCCTATCCTTAGTAAAGTTCGTATGGGAGATGAAGATAGGGATCCACTTGAAGATGTTGAACCAAATGCAATAGGAAGCGTTCTTCCAGGTGATGAAGATGAACTTTTTGCCGGTCTCATGGATGATTTTGATCTTAGTGGGTTGCCGACTCAACTCGAGGATTTGGACGATGATTTCTTTGAAAGTGGAGGGGGTCTGGAAATTGAATCTGAAAGCCATGAAAGTTTACTCGATGGTATATCAAGGTTATCTACATCTGATGTTACCAGTGGAATTAGCGCTGCTCAATACGGGTTGGCGAATGGCGTAGGAACTGTAAGTGGTGAGCATCCATTTGGAGAGCACCCTTCAAGAACTTTATTTGTTCGAAATATCAACAGTAATGTCGAGGATTCTGAACTTAAGTCTCTGTTTGAGGTATTGttcaataaattttaatcaAGTTTCTGCTGTTCACCATTCATTGTGTAGTCATTTCTCACCTTTTGATTGTTTTGCTTActaaaagagaaaaagaaaaatctacGAATCATTTGAATTAGTATGGTGCAATGATTGTTCACACTGACTATAGCTGCAAACAAGCCAATTTGACTAATAAATTTCTGCTCAAGCCCGATCGTGTACTTAATGTGAGCCGGAGCCTGACTCATAAACTCGAGTAACTTCATCTTGGCTTGAAAAAATTGCCTGTTAACTTAGATGGTTCTAATTTGCAACAAGAAAAACGATTCATTTTATAGATTTCTTAACTTGTGAGAAAATTCTTTGTTTTGCCTCTCAAAGGATTCAACATTTGATTAGTaagtttaaatattatttagaaAATAACTTAATTTCAGGAGCAGAgtaaaaatactaaattttcaCTTTACCTTTCTTTATTCTCTTCCTTCCAATAGCATTTTGGAGATATCAGAACTCTCTATACTGCATGCAAGCACAGGGGATTTGTGATGATATCTTACTATGACATCAGAGCTGCTCGAACTGCAATGCGTTCATTACAGAACAAGCCCTTGAGACGAAGAAAACTCGATATTCATTTTTCAATTCCAAAGGTACAAAGCAAGATATAAttcatttcataaataattgtCTTCAAATTGAATAAGTTTTGTAATCTGTTGTTTCTTGATGCACGCAGGATAACCCATCAGAAAAGGATGTGAACCAGGGAACTCTGGTTGTGTTCAATTTGGATGCATCTGTGTCCAATGATGATCTTCTCCAAATATTTGGAGCTTATGGGGAAATTAAGGAGGTAGCGTTTCATTGATATGCCAAGATGTCATCTGTTCTTCACCAGGAGTTTATTTGTACTGATAGCTGAATTGCTATTTTTATTGTGATGCATTGACGTCAGATAAGGGAAACACCACACAAACGACACCACAAGTTTATCGAGTTTTATGATGTTAGAGATGCGGATGCAGCTCTTAAGGGTTTAAATAGAATTGACATTGCTGGGAAGCGCATAAAACTTGAACCTAGCCGACCTGGTGGAGCTCGTCGAAGGTACATTTCATTCTTAATCCTTAAATGCCGATTGTCTCCTTTTACTGTGCAACTCTGTTCTATGCCATTTGGCTGtgagattttatttattttctagtgaattttaaACTCTTGAATTTGTCTATGCTGTTGACACCACGATATGTTAAATTAACAACGGCGGAATCTTAATCAACCCTGAATTGCTACATAGTAATTAGGAAATTTAACTTCTTGCATGCATGGTCTTTTTTAGTTTCTGTTCCTAACTTACGCGCTGTAGTATGTGCATGTTTACAAATAACGTGGGTGCAATTGAGAAAGCAGGGTTTCTATACTTTACGAACTCATTCCTCTTTCCAGTGAAATATCAAGTAtgttacatatataaataatgtgGTTCAGTATAGAAAGTTGGGTTTCTGATACTCGGCCAACTCATTTCTTTTCCATTGAAACATCGATATTTGAAATCCTAAGTTTCTTTAATTATATGGTATTATTAGTCATTCTGTGGAGTTTCAGTTTTTTCACTAGGATTACATCTTTATCAGCTCCATTGAACAGGCCTGACGATGGTTCTGGAATCACCGGTGCCAGTCACAATGGAAGCTACAATAGTTCCCCAATCATTTGGAGACGATTTAGTtccattttaaataaattcatgCCTTTAACTTTTGTTGGCTAAGAAAAAAATAGTGGTGCGGATTTCGAGGTTACCACACTATCAAGTTAATTAGATTAACTATATTACAAAATGTAATggatattttttgaagtttaaaaataaaagcacGTCTTGAATTTGATTTCTATAAGTCAAATAGATTCTTTTGAGTTTAGTTGCCTGTTCTCATGATCGTAGAACTTGACGTGGAATTAGGATTTTGGCTAAAGGTAAAAATCAAAACAGGTATTGAACTCAATTTTTGTAAGTCGAGTAATTTAAAGTACCTAAGTTAATATTTTGGCTACAATTTTAGCCTCAGTTCCAGTTTTTTAATTCCTGGAAACATGGAATAGAtccttagtttttttttatttgttttgtgaTTTCAAACCAAAACTGAAAAAAGGTTCAGATTTAGGTTCTAGTTTTGGATTTGCTCCACAGTTTCATTTGAATTGTGGTCAGCTCTACCATCGAACCTCATTGGTGTAGGAAACAAATTGCAAGTATAGTTATAACACCAATGTTTGTTCTTTCTTTATGAAGCTTAATTCAACAGCTGAGTCAAGAGCCGGATCAAGATGAAGCCCTAGGTTTCCTGCATCATGTTGGTTCGCCCATAGCCAACTCTCCTCCAGGCATGTTGATGGCGATTATGTATCTAAAACCATCTGTTGTGTTCTGTTTCTGTAGCCATCCCTGTATTATTTGGAACTTTAACTGATGGCATGTTCTTTGTAGGTAGCTGGCAAAATTTTGGCAGCCCAGTTGAGCACAATTCATTCCATGCTTATAGTCCGACTATGTCTAGTTTGGGAAGTCTCAGCCCTGGGGGAAGCAATCACTTACCTGGGTTGGCCTCTATTCTTCCCTCCCCCGACTCGAATTCTGCGAAGATTGCCCCTATAGGTAAAGATCCCAGAAGGGTTAACCAAGTAATTACCAAATCTAATACAGCACAAGGAGCTGCATATCATCATCCTTTCTCTGTTTATGATCCCAAGTTAAGTTCGAGTTGTGATCCTGTCTCATCATTTGGTGATTCCAAGCTTTCAAGTGATGGAACTCTTTCTGGTCCTCAGTTTCTCTGGGGAAGTCCTACTATCACGTCAGAGAATATAAACTCTTCACCCTGGTCAGTGTCATCATTGAAAGGACGTCCATTCCCATTGAGCAAACAAGGAATTGGTTTTCCATATACAAGTCCACATGGCTCTTTTGTTGGTTCAGGTCATCACGTGGGATCTGCTCCATCTGGTATTCAACTAGACAGGCATATTGGATTTTTCCCAGAATCGCCGGAACCATCCTATATAAACCAATCAGCTTTTGGAGTAAAAAATTATGGTCGCAACTATGGTATTCATGGAGTGCATCTTGGTTCTCCCGTGGCTATGAATAGAGGAATTTCTTTTGCAGGAAACTTTACGGAAAGTGGTTCTCCTAGCTCCCGAATGATTCCACTGTCCAGAAATGGTCCTTTGTATTTTGAGAATGGCTCTTTTGGTGGCATGGGAACTATCATCAACGATGGACTGTTTGACCGGGCTCGGAATAGAAGGGCTGAGAGTGGTAGCCAGATGGATAATAAAAGGCAGTATCAACTTGATTTGGAAAAGATTATGAATGGTGAAGATACCAGGACCACTTTGATGATTAAAAACATCCCAAACAAGTAAAACTCAGACCATTTTCTTTGTGTGGGATTTATATTTTCTATTgctgatttattatttatcttccTTCTTTCCATCTCTGAAGATACACTTCAAAGATGCTACTTGCAGCCATCGATGAAACCCACAAGGGTACATATGATTTTCTCTATTTACCGATCGATTTTAAGGTAACTTCGCATTTGGTTGTATCGTATATGTGTATAGTTTTGTTTCACTATTGGTACAAAAAATGTTTCATTTGTTTTTGGCCCAGAATAAGTGCAATGTGGGGTATGCCTTCATAAATATGGTGTCTCCTTCACACATTGTGACTTTCTTTGAGGTTTGTGCGCCAATCATTTTTGTATTGGGTATTTTAGCGATATAGTTTCGAGGAATATTTCTTTCGAGGAATATTTCTCTATAACATCTTGATCTTTCAATTGACAAATCAATTGGTCATGCACGTCTTTGCAGGTGTTTAATGGGAAGAAATGGGAAAAGTTCAATAGTGAAAAGATTGCTTCCTTGGCGTATGCAAGAATCCAAGGAAAGGCAGGTCTTGTCTCCCACTTCCAGAATTCGAGTTTAATGAATGAAGACAAACGCTGTCGACCAATTATTTTCCAGTCCGAGGGCCAAGGGACTAGTTACCTGGTACATTAATGTTGGATTTTTGGCACATAAGAATTTCCCACTTTTAGCTACGAGCCAAAACACTTTCCTTTTTCGTCTCCCCGACTCACTATAATTCTTGTGCAACCGGTTTAGCGGTACAAACTTGTAAGAAATttgtgtaatatttttttttcatgggtGCTTAGGATTCTTATCCATCTGGCAACTTGAATGTTTTTATACGTCAGCCAGATGGATCTTATGCCGGAGATTCCCTCGACAGCCCAAAGGACGAGTCAGATGAGAAGCTGTAGCACCTTAAATCTGTCGGTGAAGTTGCAGATTTTCAGTAATCATTGGTggaatattatgattttttttgtagaGAAATTCTTGCATACATTTTGTGTTGGACATGGATTTTTCTTAACCCCCTTGGTTGGAATATTGACGAGGCGGTTGCAGTGTAACGTCGACGTGTCGTAGCAGCAAGTGATAATTAACAAAGGCAGAGGAACTAGGCGAGGCGTATGCTTGTCCAGTTTTTTGGGTTTATTCTATTTTATCGCCCTCGGTTCTAGTAAGTGTACAGTAGTTTATAGAGCAGCCGATTTGAGCGTCGGGATCTGTATGGATTTTCTGGGCAATGTATGGTAGGAGACTTGTCATTTTTTTCTGTGTTCATGTACTAACTGAAACGAGAGTTTATGAAATCAATTTACGACGTTTGTCGCTTCAGAACATATGATTTACTCGGGTCGTTCTTGTATAAATAAATGATCTTATGTTTCGTCACGAAGTTGTATTGTTTAGTGTGAATGTGTAATGATCGGCGGGCCCTTCTTTTTCCTTGATCGATCTTAATTTTCTTTGCAGTTATACGGAAATCTGAGAATTCGAATTTTTGGTTTGAATCCCatctttcaaaaaataatgaTCTTTTGGTTTATAATATCGAGGTTGgttcaaaaaaatatgtaaaaaataaGAAAGTCTTGAACCAACGAGAATATAAAGCTGAAGAAAATTGAAAAGGGGTCAAACTATAATTACCAAAATGAATAGGGGTGACTCGAGTATTAACAAAAAAAACGTACAAACCTAccaattttgtttatattagACTTCAACTTTAATATAACAATAGAAATCGGGAAAAATTTTGTCTatgtttgatatttttgttttttgtttttgtttttgtttttgttttacaattttagACATTTTTTCAATGTGACACTGATGTAACACTTAAACTACGTCTACGTAGCTCTGACATGACGTTGATGTATATAACGTCACATCAGCTGtatcgataaaaaaaataaaattataaaaaaaattgaaatatacaaaattaagatataaaactaaaatgacagttttttatttatttattataattattacagTTATTTTCAAGATGTATTTAATATCACAAATGTATATGTTACaaacttaaatgatttttatcgtaaaaaaaaacttaaatcatttttttataacaattGAAATGTTTGAATGGCAAAAACATCAATTCGACATCAAATTATTAACATgcacaatatattttttttaaaaaataaaacttttttaaagaaataaaacaacaaaatatatatagaataattaaaataattttactacCTAAAGGACACGTACATATTAGGTGTGGTTGGACTATTCAAACTTACATAGTCGCATGCAAAATTCATGCAGAATGAAATATTAGATGATCCACATTCAAATGATTAAACCCTCACCGGCCAGACCTGTTAACGAGAATTGCATGAGCTTGCAttcaaagaaaatttcaaaACGCTAGAATTACTCAAAGGACGTTCctttaaattaatttgagtTAAATTTTGACGATggtgatattatatatatgtaattggCGTGCATTTTGAATTAATAATTGGCTCAAATCAATACATGCATTGGTAAATAGCAAAGTAATTAAGTGTTAAAAATTCTTggtgaaatcaaaattttgtacGTCTTTGGAATTCTAATTAACAACTCCCTAATTGTCTCTTCCTTGAAATAATCCATTTGTAGGAGAATTGAGAAACCCGGCCTTCTCTGCTCTTAAACTAATAATAATTGTCAATAACgtgcaaatttaaatttttaactaTCATAGTTATGGAAGTCGTCTTCAACATTGGAAGTTATCCTATGTTTTGTAAATATTGAATTCAATTCATtagtataaaataaaaattaatatattttggaGATGTATTAACTTCACGTTTTTATAAAGAATatcaagtattttttttaatataaaaaaaaatagaatttaaaCTCAAATAAAAGGTCAACGATGCACAGTTGCTGGgattcttaattaaataattaatttcagcAGTGATTTCTTCTGTCTTGTCaaataattttccttaaaaaataCAAGTGAAAAGGTCAAAATTGATCAGAAATAAATTTCTGTGTTTCAGTTGAAACAAACATTGATTGCTCTCTGAACTTTATCTCAAGAATGGTGATAGAAACAGGAGGTCCCAAGCCCACAATCCAACGCGCATTGTAAACTCAGAACacctatatatataatattattatatttatccaGATAACATTTtacacatatttttaatattcatttCATTGTaaaaaactttatatatatacaggAAAACTAAAGTTATTTGCCTATCATAGCTTTGTACCTGACAGTGAACAACACATAACCTACCATATATTACCATCATactacataaaaaaaaactagattttcaagtatatatatttataatgttTTTGTCCACATACACATTACaacataacataaaatttgAAGGAATTCTTCGAAAAAATATGTATGTAACACACGTAGTGAAATTTCTCAGAAAACGCAATAATAAGTTAAAATAAAGTAATAATAATTGGTATTTCAGTCATGATAGTAAATGCAACACGCTAACAAAAACTTTTATGGTCAACCTTCTCACTCCCTCTTAAGACGTACCACTATAAATATGTCTAATATGGGATCATTTCCTCACCGCCATACTTATTTTCTCCTTCTTTCAGAATCCATACTTTTTCTTCAGCAAATTCTTCAGGCACATTCAAATGAAGACATCTCCGCTAAAAACCATGGAGTTCCCAATGGTGCTCCTCAGATTGGCAGACTGGTTCTTGTACAAGTTTTTGGCAAACTCCTGCTACACAGCGGTTATGAAAGTCAAGAACCATGGTTTCTTTCTGAAAAACCCATTCATAACAAAAATATCACACCAATTTCCTTTGTATCCAAATGTAGTTAAATGCAATTTGCATGGTAGAAAATCACAAACCCTAGTTTGTGATATTCATGGAGGACTTCTAAGGAATCGATCTTTCTTTCCTTACTTTATGCTTGTTGCATTTGAAGGTGGCAGCATTTTCAGAGCTCTTTTGCTTCTCTTGTCATGCCCTTTTCTGTGTGTTTTAAACTGCGAGCTCAAGATGAGGGTAATGATATTCATCACCTTTTGTGGGCTCAAGTCTAAAGACATGGAAAGTGTGTCAAGAGCTGTTTTGCCTAAGTTTTATCTTGAAAATCTCAATCTTCATGCCTACGAGGTTTTGGCTTCAACA
Proteins encoded in this window:
- the LOC140988984 gene encoding protein MEI2-like 2 isoform X3, giving the protein MGDEDRDPLEDVEPNAIGSVLPGDEDELFAGLMDDFDLSGLPTQLEDLDDDFFESGGGLEIESESHESLLDGISRLSTSDVTSGISAAQYGLANGVGTVSGEHPFGEHPSRTLFVRNINSNVEDSELKSLFEHFGDIRTLYTACKHRGFVMISYYDIRAARTAMRSLQNKPLRRRKLDIHFSIPKDNPSEKDVNQGTLVVFNLDASVSNDDLLQIFGAYGEIKEIRETPHKRHHKFIEFYDVRDADAALKGLNRIDIAGKRIKLEPSRPGGARRSLIQQLSQEPDQDEALGFLHHVGSPIANSPPGIWQNFGSPVEHNSFHAYSPTMSSLGSLSPGGSNHLPGLASILPSPDSNSAKIAPIGKDPRRVNQVITKSNTAQGAAYHHPFSVYDPKLSSSCDPVSSFGDSKLSSDGTLSGPQFLWGSPTITSENINSSPWSVSSLKGRPFPLSKQGIGFPYTSPHGSFVGSGHHVGSAPSGIQLDRHIGFFPESPEPSYINQSAFGVKNYGRNYGIHGVHLGSPVAMNRGISFAGNFTESGSPSSRMIPLSRNGPLYFENGSFGGMGTIINDGLFDRARNRRAESGSQMDNKRQYQLDLEKIMNGEDTRTTLMIKNIPNKYTSKMLLAAIDETHKGTYDFLYLPIDFKNKCNVGYAFINMVSPSHIVTFFEVFNGKKWEKFNSEKIASLAYARIQGKAGLVSHFQNSSLMNEDKRCRPIIFQSEGQGTSYLDSYPSGNLNVFIRQPDGSYAGDSLDSPKDESDEKL
- the LOC140988984 gene encoding protein MEI2-like 2 isoform X2 — protein: MEKQLKNSIPGPKLPLSPTSSKEKNPRSLSSGTDVYHASSDASLFSTSLPVIRHETFKFSESEQSDLPNDDGFPILSKVRMGDEDRDPLEDVEPNAIGSVLPGDEDELFAGLMDDFDLSGLPTQLEDLDDDFFESGGGLEIESESHESLLDGISRLSTSDVTSGISAAQYGLANGVGTVSGEHPFGEHPSRTLFVRNINSNVEDSELKSLFEHFGDIRTLYTACKHRGFVMISYYDIRAARTAMRSLQNKPLRRRKLDIHFSIPKDNPSEKDVNQGTLVVFNLDASVSNDDLLQIFGAYGEIKEIRETPHKRHHKFIEFYDVRDADAALKGLNRIDIAGKRIKLEPSRPGGARRSLIQQLSQEPDQDEALGFLHHVGSPIANSPPGIWQNFGSPVEHNSFHAYSPTMSSLGSLSPGGSNHLPGLASILPSPDSNSAKIAPIGKDPRRVNQVITKSNTAQGAAYHHPFSVYDPKLSSSCDPVSSFGDSKLSSDGTLSGPQFLWGSPTITSENINSSPWSVSSLKGRPFPLSKQGIGFPYTSPHGSFVGSGHHVGSAPSGIQLDRHIGFFPESPEPSYINQSAFGVKNYGRNYGIHGVHLGSPVAMNRGISFAGNFTESGSPSSRMIPLSRNGPLYFENGSFGGMGTIINDGLFDRARNRRAESGSQMDNKRQYQLDLEKIMNGEDTRTTLMIKNIPNKYTSKMLLAAIDETHKGTYDFLYLPIDFKNKCNVGYAFINMVSPSHIVTFFEVFNGKKWEKFNSEKIASLAYARIQGKAGLVSHFQNSSLMNEDKRCRPIIFQSEGQGTSYLDSYPSGNLNVFIRQPDGSYAGDSLDSPKDESDEKL
- the LOC140988984 gene encoding protein MEI2-like 5 isoform X1, translated to MLHFNCLIEEVISMEKQLKNSIPGPKLPLSPTSSKEKNPRSLSSGTDVYHASSDASLFSTSLPVIRHETFKFSESEQSDLPNDDGFPILSKVRMGDEDRDPLEDVEPNAIGSVLPGDEDELFAGLMDDFDLSGLPTQLEDLDDDFFESGGGLEIESESHESLLDGISRLSTSDVTSGISAAQYGLANGVGTVSGEHPFGEHPSRTLFVRNINSNVEDSELKSLFEHFGDIRTLYTACKHRGFVMISYYDIRAARTAMRSLQNKPLRRRKLDIHFSIPKDNPSEKDVNQGTLVVFNLDASVSNDDLLQIFGAYGEIKEIRETPHKRHHKFIEFYDVRDADAALKGLNRIDIAGKRIKLEPSRPGGARRSLIQQLSQEPDQDEALGFLHHVGSPIANSPPGIWQNFGSPVEHNSFHAYSPTMSSLGSLSPGGSNHLPGLASILPSPDSNSAKIAPIGKDPRRVNQVITKSNTAQGAAYHHPFSVYDPKLSSSCDPVSSFGDSKLSSDGTLSGPQFLWGSPTITSENINSSPWSVSSLKGRPFPLSKQGIGFPYTSPHGSFVGSGHHVGSAPSGIQLDRHIGFFPESPEPSYINQSAFGVKNYGRNYGIHGVHLGSPVAMNRGISFAGNFTESGSPSSRMIPLSRNGPLYFENGSFGGMGTIINDGLFDRARNRRAESGSQMDNKRQYQLDLEKIMNGEDTRTTLMIKNIPNKYTSKMLLAAIDETHKGTYDFLYLPIDFKNKCNVGYAFINMVSPSHIVTFFEVFNGKKWEKFNSEKIASLAYARIQGKAGLVSHFQNSSLMNEDKRCRPIIFQSEGQGTSYLDSYPSGNLNVFIRQPDGSYAGDSLDSPKDESDEKL